A genomic window from Solanum dulcamara chromosome 11, daSolDulc1.2, whole genome shotgun sequence includes:
- the LOC129873529 gene encoding E3 ubiquitin-protein ligase RGLG2-like — translation MGGKSSREDSWRQASSTRSSWNQYDYPQTAYPQDSYRYSTQQAAVPSYAPPPPSSQQNYPPQPQQSYASHDHEARPHATRPRLDRRYSRIADNYNSLDEVTEALARAGLESSNLIVGIDFTKSNEWTGKRSFGSRSLHHIGQNLNPYEQAISIIGKTLAAFDEDNLIPCFGFGDASTHDQDVFSFFPDERFCNGFEEVLSRYREIVPQLKLAGPTSFAPVIDMAMTIVEQSGGQYHVLLIIADGQVTKSVDTGRGQLSPQEQKTVDAIVQASKFPLSIILVGVGDGPWDMMKEFDDNIPARDFDNFQFVNFTEIMAKNVPQSRKETEFALSALMEVPSQYKATMELNLLGGQSGKSPSRVALPPPMYGASSVSGSKTSRAPSFQQPASSYYGYGSPADAAPHFQPTSSSYYDRAHPVDTAPSAPSSPYIAPSSTYDNQVCPICLTNPKDMAFGCGHQTCCECGRALENCPICRSTIQTRIKLY, via the exons ATGGGTGGCAAGAGTTCAAGGGAGGATAGTTGGAGGCAAGCTTCATCGACTCGATCTTCTTGGAATCAATATGATTATCCTCAAACTGCTTATCCTCAAGATAGTTATAGATATTCAACCCAGCAGGCGGCTGTTCCTTCTTATGCACCACCTCCACCATCGTCCCAACAGAATTATCCTCCACAGCCACAGCAGAGTTATGCTTCTCACGACCATGAAGCTCGGCCTCATGCTACACGACCGAGGCTTGACCGGAGATACTCGAGGATTGCAGACAATTATAATTCCCTGGACGAG gTGACTGAAGCCCTTGCACGAGCTGGCTTGGAGTCTTCGAATCTAATTGTGGGTATTGATTTCACCAAGAGCAATGAATGGACAG GTAAGAGGTCTTTTGGTAGTCGGAGCCTACATCACATTGGGCAGAATTTGAACCCATATGAGCAAGCAATTTCTATAATTGGAAAAACCTTAGCGGCATTTGATGAGGATAACTTGATTCCGTGTTTCGGATTCGGAGATG CATCAACTCATGATCAAGATGTATTCAGTTTCTTTCCCGATGAAAGATTTTGTAATGGTTTTGAGGAAGTTCTGTCTCGTTACAGAGAAATTGTCCCCCAGCTGAAGCTTGCAG GACCAACATCATTTGCCCCGGTCATTGATATGGCCATGACAATAGTTGAGCAGAGTGGAGGCCAGTACCATGTTCTATTAATCATTGCAGATGGGCAG GTAACTAAAAGTGTTGATACTGGCCGTGGACAATTAAGTCCGCAGGAGCAGAAAACTGTGGATGCAATCGTACAAGCAAG CAAGTTTCCCTTGTCAATTATACTGGTTGGGGTTGGCGATGGACCCTGGGATATGATGAAGGAATTTGATGATAATATTCCTGCTAGGGACTTTGATAATTTCCag TTTGTCAATTTCACGGAGATCATGGCCAAAAATGTGCCTCAAAGTCGAAAGGAGACGGAGTTTGCTCTTTCAGCATTGATGGAAGTCCCTTCACAATATAAAGCGACGATGGAACTTAACTTACTGGG TGGACAAAGTGGAAAATCTCCCAGTAGGGTAGCTCTTCCTCCTCCTATGTATGGGGCAAGTTCTGTCAGTGGTTCAAAGACCTCACGTGCACCAAGTTTTCAGCAGCCTGCAAGTTCTTATTATGGTTATGGAAGCCCTGCAGATGCAGCTCCACATTTTCAGCCGACTTCAAGTTCTTATTATGACCGTGCTCACCCAGTTGACACTGCTCCATCTGCTCCGAGCTCTCCCTACATTGCTCCCAGTTCTACATATGACAATCAG